A genomic region of Alistipes megaguti contains the following coding sequences:
- a CDS encoding cupin domain-containing carboxymuconolactone decarboxylase family protein produces the protein MEKPQKVSPFPVGDKLPEQFSKYFIGQAWLAPLTRESALHVPVSNVTFSPGCRNNWHSHTGGQLLIAVGGRGYYQARGEAARELLPGDIVEIAPDVEHWHGAAPDSWFSHLAVECNPQTNVNTWLEPVDDAQYAAATTAAAAAPVLSEDARQLLEQLFPGETPILGGEDPELAEIFANFALGEVPSHSDLDLRTRLLCTLASAVALESRTLFRTTLEAALHTGITPVEVKEVLYHAVPYAGMARVADLLELTNDMLRARGVKLPLAPQGTTSREDRFEKGLAVQRSIFGAANIDAMRAAAPGEERHIQDFLSANCFGDYMTRGGLDEPMRELVTFSILISLGGCEPQVKGHIAGNVQVGNDKRKLLAVVTQLLPWIGYPRTLNAIGCLNEVLPGKK, from the coding sequence ATGGAAAAACCTCAGAAAGTCAGCCCGTTTCCCGTGGGTGACAAATTACCGGAACAGTTTTCGAAGTATTTTATCGGTCAGGCCTGGCTGGCACCGCTGACCCGTGAATCGGCGCTTCACGTGCCGGTTTCGAACGTGACCTTCTCGCCCGGATGCCGCAACAACTGGCACAGCCATACCGGCGGTCAGCTGCTGATTGCCGTCGGCGGGCGGGGCTATTATCAGGCCCGGGGCGAGGCGGCCCGGGAGTTGCTGCCGGGTGATATCGTCGAGATCGCACCTGATGTCGAACACTGGCACGGAGCGGCTCCCGACAGCTGGTTCTCGCATCTGGCCGTCGAGTGCAATCCGCAGACCAACGTCAATACGTGGCTCGAACCCGTCGACGACGCGCAGTATGCGGCCGCCACAACCGCTGCAGCCGCCGCTCCGGTCCTCAGCGAGGATGCCCGGCAGCTGCTGGAGCAGTTGTTCCCGGGTGAAACGCCCATTTTGGGCGGTGAAGATCCCGAACTGGCGGAAATTTTTGCTAATTTTGCACTCGGCGAAGTTCCCTCCCACAGCGATCTCGATCTGCGGACGCGCCTGCTCTGTACGCTGGCCTCGGCCGTGGCGCTGGAGAGCCGGACGCTCTTCCGGACGACCCTTGAGGCGGCTCTTCATACGGGCATAACCCCCGTCGAGGTGAAGGAGGTGCTCTACCATGCGGTCCCCTACGCCGGAATGGCGCGTGTGGCCGATCTGCTGGAGCTGACCAACGACATGCTGCGGGCCCGGGGCGTGAAGCTGCCGCTTGCGCCGCAGGGGACGACTTCGCGCGAGGACCGTTTCGAAAAGGGTCTGGCTGTGCAGCGGTCGATCTTCGGTGCCGCGAACATCGACGCCATGCGTGCCGCGGCTCCCGGGGAGGAGCGTCACATTCAGGATTTCCTCTCGGCCAACTGCTTCGGCGACTACATGACCCGCGGCGGGCTGGACGAGCCGATGCGCGAACTGGTGACCTTTTCGATCCTCATCTCGCTCGGCGGCTGCGAACCCCAGGTCAAGGGGCATATCGCCGGCAACGTGCAGGTGGGCAACGACAAGCGCAAACTGCTGGCCGTGGTGACGCAGCTGCTGCCGTGGATCGGTTATCCGCGGACGCTCAACGCCATCGGTTGCCTGAACGAGGTGCTGCCCGGGAAGAAGTAG
- a CDS encoding efflux RND transporter periplasmic adaptor subunit, with product MKQTFVKAAVWACCLAAVACGQAPTAMGPGEYAVMTIAQTDREIPTNYSATIRGRQDIDIYPQVSGTIWQLCVTEGQNVSKGQTLFIIDQVPYKAALQTAEANVAAAEASVATAQLTYDSKKELFARNVVSQFDLSTAENNLLTAKAQLAQAEAQRVNAANNLSYTVVKAPSNGVVGTLPYRVGALVSASMPQPLTTVSDNSTMYVYFSMTENQLLNLTRRYGSIAQTLKNMPDVELQLNDGSMYDKKGRVESISGVIDTSTGSVSLRAAFPNPDGLLHSGGSGNVVLTNSFKNCIVVPQVATFEIQDKVFAYKVVDGKATSAPLSVEKISNGQEYIVTSGLIPGDVIVTEGVGLMREGTPIRPKGEAAAQAAPAEEAAAAPAAAENQEQAAAADNQTEQKAASAQTQTEKEE from the coding sequence ATGAAGCAAACATTCGTGAAAGCGGCCGTTTGGGCATGTTGCCTGGCTGCCGTTGCATGTGGGCAGGCTCCGACGGCCATGGGTCCCGGCGAGTATGCCGTGATGACCATCGCCCAGACCGACCGCGAAATCCCGACCAACTACTCGGCAACGATCCGCGGTCGCCAGGACATCGACATCTATCCGCAGGTTTCGGGAACCATCTGGCAGCTCTGCGTCACCGAAGGTCAGAACGTCTCGAAGGGGCAGACCCTCTTCATCATCGACCAGGTCCCCTACAAGGCCGCCCTGCAGACCGCCGAGGCCAATGTCGCAGCCGCCGAAGCCAGCGTGGCCACGGCCCAACTTACCTATGACAGCAAAAAAGAACTTTTCGCCCGCAACGTTGTCTCGCAGTTCGACCTCTCGACCGCCGAGAACAACCTGCTCACGGCCAAGGCCCAGCTGGCTCAGGCCGAAGCTCAGCGCGTAAACGCGGCCAACAACCTCTCCTATACGGTTGTCAAGGCTCCGTCGAACGGCGTCGTCGGCACGCTTCCCTACCGGGTCGGTGCCCTGGTGAGCGCCTCGATGCCCCAGCCGCTGACCACCGTCTCGGACAACTCGACCATGTATGTCTACTTCTCGATGACCGAAAACCAGCTGCTCAACCTCACGCGCCGCTACGGCTCGATCGCCCAGACGCTGAAGAACATGCCCGATGTCGAGTTGCAGCTCAACGACGGCTCGATGTATGACAAGAAGGGCCGCGTGGAGTCGATCAGCGGTGTGATCGACACCTCGACGGGCAGCGTTTCGCTGCGCGCCGCATTCCCCAACCCCGACGGACTGCTCCACAGCGGCGGTTCGGGCAACGTCGTGCTGACCAACTCGTTCAAGAACTGCATCGTCGTGCCGCAGGTCGCCACGTTTGAGATTCAGGACAAGGTATTCGCCTACAAGGTCGTAGACGGCAAGGCCACGTCGGCCCCGCTCAGCGTCGAGAAGATCTCCAACGGGCAGGAATATATCGTCACGTCGGGACTGATTCCGGGCGATGTGATCGTCACCGAGGGTGTCGGCCTGATGCGTGAGGGCACGCCGATCCGTCCGAAGGGCGAGGCCGCCGCTCAGGCTGCTCCCGCCGAAGAGGCTGCCGCAGCTCCTGCCGCCGCAGAGAACCAGGAGCAGGCTGCCGCCGCCGATAACCAGACCGAGCAGAAGGCCGCTTCGGCCCAGACTCAAACCGAAAAGGAGGAATAA
- a CDS encoding 2-hydroxyacid dehydrogenase, which translates to MKVMLFGTQPYDKESFERIRPNFGFEVCYHRSHLNANNVALAKGADVVCIFVNDTADAETIGALSEMGVRLIALRCAGFNNVDLKAAARYGIPVVRVPAYSPHAVAEHAVALMLALNRKIHRAYWRTRDGNFSLHGLMGFDMYGKTAGIIGTGKIARELIRILKGFGMEILAYDLYPDEAYAAREGITYVGLEELYSRSDIISLHCPLTDQTRYMIGDVAISHMKPGVVLINTGRGQLIHTEALIDGLKEKRIGAAGLDVYEEEAAYFYEDTSDRIMDDDVLARLLSFNNVIVTSHQGFFTREALDNIARITMLNISEFEVHKPLTNEVRIDAE; encoded by the coding sequence ATGAAAGTCATGCTTTTCGGGACGCAACCTTACGACAAGGAGTCCTTCGAGCGGATCCGTCCGAATTTCGGTTTCGAGGTCTGCTACCATCGCAGCCATCTGAATGCCAACAACGTAGCGTTGGCCAAGGGGGCGGATGTTGTCTGTATCTTCGTCAACGATACGGCCGATGCCGAGACGATCGGCGCCCTCTCGGAGATGGGCGTGCGGCTCATAGCCCTGCGCTGTGCGGGTTTCAACAACGTGGATCTGAAGGCGGCGGCCCGTTACGGGATTCCGGTGGTACGGGTTCCGGCCTATTCGCCGCACGCCGTGGCGGAACACGCCGTGGCACTGATGCTGGCGCTCAACCGCAAGATCCACCGTGCCTACTGGCGCACGCGCGACGGGAACTTCTCGCTGCACGGTCTGATGGGCTTCGACATGTACGGCAAGACGGCCGGCATCATCGGTACGGGCAAGATTGCCCGGGAACTGATCCGCATTCTGAAGGGCTTCGGCATGGAGATTCTGGCCTATGACCTCTACCCCGACGAGGCTTATGCCGCCCGTGAAGGGATCACCTACGTCGGGCTTGAGGAGCTTTACAGCCGTTCGGACATCATCTCGCTCCACTGCCCGCTGACCGACCAGACGCGTTACATGATCGGCGACGTGGCCATTTCGCACATGAAGCCGGGGGTGGTGCTCATCAATACGGGCCGCGGGCAGCTGATCCATACCGAGGCGCTGATCGACGGACTGAAGGAGAAACGCATCGGTGCGGCCGGTCTGGATGTCTACGAAGAGGAGGCGGCCTACTTCTACGAGGATACCTCGGACCGCATTATGGACGACGACGTGCTGGCGCGCCTCCTGTCGTTCAACAACGTGATTGTCACCTCGCATCAGGGATTCTTTACCCGGGAGGCGTTGGACAACATCGCGCGCATTACGATGTTGAACATCAGTGAATTCGAGGTTCACAAGCCCTTGACGAACGAGGTGCGTATCGACGCCGAGTGA
- a CDS encoding 4Fe-4S binding protein — translation MLRKIRIALATLFFVLITLLFLDFTGSIHAWFGWMARIQFLSAVLALNVGVVLFLVVLTLLFGRIYCSVICPLGVLQDLVSWFSGRRRRHRNRFVYRPARTWLRWTVLVLFIGVMAAGLGSIGALIAPYSAYGRMVQSLVAPFYDWGNNLLAWAAERLDSYAFYSVDVWLKSLPTLLVAVVTFVVIFVLAWRGGRTWCNTVCPVGTVLGELSRFSLFKPRFDVSKCNGCKLCARNCKASCIDPAAHTIDYSRCVACMDCLEHCRQGAISYTWRHSAPKPAAGTDAKGPDRKKSLSRSTAASVQVVFPAAVTTDSPVSATVVSPAVSAASAASVNAPASPASESSAGGKVSRRGFLGVVGLLVGSAIQAQEKKVDGGLAFIEKKRAPERSTPLVPPGARSLRDFLAHCTGCQLCVTVCPNQVLRPSGDLMRLMKPEMSYERGYCRPECTKCAEVCPTGAIRLTDLAEKSSIQIGHSVWIPENCVVRTDGVSCGNCARHCPVGAIHMVPSDPNDPHSLHIPTIDEARCIGCGACENLCPARPFSAIVVEGHQQHKTL, via the coding sequence ATGCTGCGAAAAATCCGGATCGCATTGGCGACCCTCTTCTTCGTTCTGATCACGCTGTTGTTCCTCGACTTTACGGGGAGCATCCACGCGTGGTTCGGTTGGATGGCCCGGATCCAGTTTCTGTCCGCCGTGCTGGCGTTGAACGTCGGGGTGGTGCTCTTTCTGGTGGTGCTGACGCTCCTCTTCGGGCGTATCTACTGTTCGGTGATCTGCCCGCTGGGCGTCCTGCAGGACCTCGTCTCGTGGTTCTCCGGACGGCGGCGCAGGCACCGCAACCGTTTTGTCTACCGGCCGGCCCGGACGTGGCTGCGCTGGACGGTGCTTGTGCTCTTCATCGGGGTGATGGCCGCCGGTCTGGGAAGCATCGGCGCACTGATCGCCCCCTACAGCGCCTACGGACGCATGGTCCAGAGCCTCGTGGCTCCGTTCTACGATTGGGGCAACAACCTGCTGGCCTGGGCGGCCGAGCGTCTGGACAGCTACGCCTTCTATTCGGTCGATGTCTGGCTGAAGAGCCTCCCGACGCTGCTCGTTGCCGTGGTGACCTTCGTGGTGATCTTCGTGCTGGCGTGGCGTGGCGGACGCACGTGGTGCAATACGGTCTGCCCGGTGGGCACGGTGCTGGGCGAGCTGTCGCGCTTCTCGCTCTTCAAGCCGCGCTTCGACGTGTCGAAGTGCAACGGTTGCAAGCTCTGCGCCCGCAACTGCAAGGCTTCGTGCATTGATCCGGCGGCTCACACGATCGACTACAGCCGCTGTGTGGCCTGCATGGACTGTCTGGAGCACTGCCGCCAGGGAGCCATCTCCTATACGTGGCGGCACTCGGCACCGAAACCGGCCGCCGGAACCGACGCAAAGGGACCGGACCGGAAGAAGAGTCTCTCGCGGTCGACGGCCGCTTCTGTCCAGGTTGTCTTCCCCGCTGCAGTTACGACCGATAGCCCTGTTTCGGCCACGGTTGTCTCCCCCGCTGTCTCCGCAGCCTCTGCTGCCTCGGTGAACGCCCCGGCCTCCCCGGCTTCGGAGAGTTCCGCCGGGGGGAAGGTTTCGCGTCGCGGATTCCTCGGCGTGGTGGGACTGCTGGTGGGTTCGGCCATTCAGGCCCAGGAGAAGAAGGTCGACGGTGGACTGGCCTTTATCGAGAAGAAACGCGCCCCGGAGCGGTCGACGCCGCTCGTGCCGCCCGGAGCCCGGAGCCTGCGGGATTTCCTCGCCCACTGCACGGGCTGCCAGCTCTGTGTGACGGTCTGCCCGAATCAGGTGCTGCGACCGTCGGGCGATCTGATGCGGCTGATGAAGCCCGAGATGTCGTACGAACGCGGTTACTGCCGTCCCGAGTGCACAAAGTGCGCGGAGGTCTGCCCGACGGGTGCCATCCGCCTGACGGATCTGGCCGAGAAGTCCTCGATCCAGATCGGCCACTCGGTGTGGATTCCCGAAAACTGCGTGGTGCGGACCGACGGCGTCTCGTGCGGCAACTGCGCCCGCCATTGTCCGGTCGGGGCGATCCACATGGTGCCGAGCGATCCGAATGACCCCCATTCGCTGCACATTCCGACCATCGACGAGGCCCGCTGCATCGGCTGCGGGGCGTGTGAGAACCTCTGCCCGGCCCGACCCTTCAGCGCCATTGTCGTCGAGGGGCATCAACAACACAAAACGCTCTAA
- a CDS encoding efflux RND transporter permease subunit: MTLRHFIERPVLASVISIVIVIAGIIGLATLPIEQYPDIAPPTVMVRASYPGASAETIQKSVVVPLEEAINGVENMTYITSSAAAGSASISIYFRQGTDPDMAAVNVQNKVSTATGQLPSEVTQIGVTTMKRQTSMVKIFSLYSPDDSYDETFLSNYLKINIEPRILRVQGVGEAFTLGADYSMRVWLKPDVMAQYKLIPSDVTAALAEQNIESATGTLGENSDNTFQYTMKYRGRMQTPEEFGQVVIRSDADGNVLRLKDIADIELGRESYAFKGYTNGHPGVSAMVFQTAGSNATQVVNDVNALLDEISQELPKGIAIAHLQSVNDFLYASMKEVVKTLFEAILLVILVVYVFLQDIRSTLIPTVSIIVALVGTFAFLSVAGFSINLLTLFALVLAIGTVVDDAIIVVEAVQARFDAGYKSSYMATIDAMSGITSAIVTSTLVFMAVFIPVAMMGGTSGVFYTQFGITMAVSVGLSAVNALTLSPALCALILRPYLDENGEMRDNFAARFRKAFNTAFGALVAKYKHGVMLFIKHKWLMWSTLGLAFVALVVLMNSTKTGLVPDEDQGTIMVNVTTAPGSTLSETNKVMEEIAGRVRSIPQIKDFMQTAGYGMIAGQGTSYGMCIIKLKDWDERPDKEDAVNAVINQIYARTADIKDAQLFAVAPPMISGYGTSTGFSMNLQDKTGGDLTDFYNIYLQFIAALNQRPEIARAYSTFNINFPQYMVDIDAAKAKRAGVSPSTILSTLSGYYGGQYVSNINRFSKMYYVTIQADPKYRLDTESLNNVFVRTESGEMAPLSQFVNLTRVYSSEVLNRFNMYNSIAVSGMAADGYSSGDAIKAIQEVAAQVLPRGYGYEFDGITREEAQTGSNTIIIFSICILLIYLLLSALYESFLLPFAVILAVPCGLMGSFLLAKIMGLENNIYLQTGIIMLIGLLSKTAILITEYAADRRRAGMSLTQAAVSAAKVRLRPILMTVLTCVFGMIPLVLSHGVGANGNSTLGSGVVGGMIVGTLALLFLVPTLFIVFETLQEKIKPLELDPDPQWAVRAEVEEVKNEKEEE; the protein is encoded by the coding sequence ATGACACTCAGACATTTCATTGAACGACCCGTACTGGCGTCGGTCATCTCCATTGTCATCGTGATTGCGGGCATCATCGGCCTTGCAACACTGCCTATCGAGCAATACCCCGACATCGCGCCCCCGACGGTCATGGTACGTGCCTCCTATCCGGGAGCCAGTGCCGAGACCATTCAGAAATCGGTGGTCGTGCCCCTCGAGGAGGCCATCAACGGCGTCGAGAACATGACCTACATCACCTCGAGCGCCGCTGCCGGAAGCGCCTCGATCTCGATCTACTTCCGCCAGGGAACCGACCCCGACATGGCGGCCGTGAACGTACAGAACAAGGTATCGACCGCCACCGGACAGCTGCCTTCCGAGGTAACGCAGATCGGTGTGACCACCATGAAGCGTCAGACCTCCATGGTGAAGATCTTCTCGCTCTACAGCCCCGACGACAGCTACGACGAAACGTTCCTGTCGAACTACCTGAAGATCAATATCGAGCCCCGAATCCTGCGTGTCCAGGGCGTCGGCGAAGCCTTCACGCTGGGCGCCGACTACTCGATGCGTGTCTGGCTCAAGCCCGACGTCATGGCCCAGTACAAGCTCATCCCGTCGGACGTAACGGCGGCACTGGCCGAGCAGAACATCGAATCGGCTACCGGTACGCTGGGTGAGAACTCCGACAATACGTTCCAGTATACGATGAAGTATCGCGGACGTATGCAGACCCCCGAAGAGTTCGGGCAGGTGGTCATCCGCTCGGATGCCGACGGCAACGTCCTGCGTCTGAAGGATATCGCCGACATCGAACTCGGCCGTGAATCCTACGCCTTCAAGGGCTACACGAACGGACACCCGGGCGTCAGCGCCATGGTCTTCCAGACCGCCGGCTCGAACGCCACTCAGGTCGTCAACGACGTCAACGCGCTGCTCGACGAAATCTCGCAGGAGTTGCCCAAAGGCATCGCCATCGCCCACCTGCAGAGCGTCAACGACTTCCTCTACGCCTCGATGAAGGAGGTGGTCAAGACCCTCTTCGAGGCCATTCTGCTCGTAATCCTCGTCGTATACGTCTTCCTGCAGGATATCCGTTCGACGCTCATCCCGACGGTCTCGATCATCGTGGCCCTGGTCGGTACGTTCGCCTTCCTGTCGGTGGCCGGATTCTCGATCAACCTGCTGACGCTCTTCGCCCTGGTACTTGCGATCGGTACGGTGGTCGATGATGCCATCATCGTCGTCGAGGCCGTTCAGGCGCGCTTCGACGCCGGATACAAGTCCTCCTACATGGCCACGATCGACGCCATGTCGGGTATCACGTCGGCCATCGTTACCTCGACGCTCGTCTTCATGGCCGTGTTCATCCCCGTGGCGATGATGGGCGGTACGTCGGGTGTCTTCTACACGCAGTTCGGTATCACGATGGCCGTGTCCGTGGGTCTGTCGGCCGTCAACGCCCTGACCCTCTCGCCGGCCCTCTGCGCCCTGATCCTGAGACCCTATCTGGATGAGAACGGCGAGATGCGCGACAACTTCGCAGCCCGCTTCCGCAAGGCCTTCAACACCGCCTTCGGCGCCCTGGTGGCCAAGTACAAGCACGGCGTGATGCTCTTCATCAAGCACAAGTGGCTCATGTGGTCGACGCTCGGCCTGGCCTTTGTGGCACTGGTCGTGCTGATGAACTCCACCAAGACGGGTCTGGTGCCCGACGAGGACCAGGGTACCATCATGGTCAATGTCACCACCGCACCGGGTTCGACCCTCTCCGAAACCAACAAGGTCATGGAGGAGATCGCCGGACGCGTCCGGAGCATCCCGCAGATCAAGGACTTCATGCAGACGGCCGGTTACGGCATGATCGCCGGTCAGGGTACGTCGTACGGTATGTGTATCATCAAGCTGAAGGACTGGGACGAGCGTCCCGATAAGGAGGATGCCGTCAATGCGGTCATCAACCAGATCTACGCCCGCACGGCCGACATCAAGGATGCCCAGCTCTTCGCCGTGGCTCCGCCCATGATCTCGGGTTACGGTACGTCGACCGGTTTCTCGATGAACCTTCAAGACAAGACGGGCGGTGATCTGACCGATTTCTACAACATCTACCTGCAGTTCATCGCCGCGCTGAACCAGCGCCCCGAAATCGCCCGTGCCTACTCGACCTTCAACATCAACTTCCCGCAGTACATGGTCGACATCGACGCCGCCAAGGCCAAACGCGCCGGCGTATCGCCCTCGACCATCCTCTCGACCCTCTCGGGATACTACGGAGGACAGTACGTCTCGAACATCAACCGATTCTCGAAGATGTACTACGTGACGATCCAGGCCGACCCGAAATACCGTCTCGACACCGAATCGCTGAACAACGTCTTCGTCCGCACCGAAAGCGGCGAGATGGCTCCGCTGAGTCAGTTCGTCAACCTGACGCGTGTCTACAGTTCGGAGGTGCTCAACCGCTTCAACATGTACAACTCGATCGCCGTGAGCGGTATGGCCGCCGACGGTTACTCGTCGGGTGACGCCATCAAGGCCATCCAGGAGGTTGCCGCCCAGGTACTGCCCCGAGGCTACGGCTACGAGTTCGACGGCATCACGCGTGAGGAGGCACAGACGGGCAGCAACACGATCATCATCTTCAGTATCTGCATCCTGCTGATCTACCTGCTCCTGAGCGCCCTGTACGAGAGCTTCCTGCTGCCGTTCGCCGTCATTCTGGCCGTACCGTGCGGACTGATGGGTTCGTTCCTGCTGGCCAAGATCATGGGACTCGAAAACAACATCTACCTCCAGACGGGTATCATCATGCTGATCGGTCTGTTGTCGAAGACCGCCATCCTGATCACGGAGTACGCCGCCGACCGCCGCCGTGCAGGCATGAGCCTCACGCAGGCCGCCGTCTCGGCCGCCAAGGTCCGTCTGCGTCCTATCCTGATGACCGTGCTGACCTGCGTCTTCGGTATGATCCCGCTGGTACTGTCGCACGGCGTAGGTGCCAACGGCAACTCGACGCTGGGTTCGGGTGTCGTCGGAGGTATGATCGTCGGAACGCTGGCCCTGCTGTTCCTCGTGCCGACGCTGTTCATCGTCTTCGAGACGCTTCAGGAGAAGATCAAACCCCTCGAACTGGATCCCGATCCGCAGTGGGCCGTACGCGCCGAAGTAGAAGAGGTTAAAAACGAGAAAGAGGAGGAGTAA
- a CDS encoding helix-turn-helix domain-containing protein, with amino-acid sequence MTSINPLITSAEEQFIVGESDFSYFEQNAHRLEGCAILFCREGHAEVMVDQCQGRLQCNSTVLLLPGSYLLFLDRTENFRASYCTFSRDLFLEAAFRLDPGFFEIVHRNPFSSTPPQRIVDGTNIWFQMMAFNYRDRQNIYRNTIVKNRLQNVLLEIYDKMQRFASKQMPAGESTTRQTELFQRFAALVHEYCSQEREVSFYADRLCISARYLSTIVRSVAHTSAKEFIDRSVMLEIRMMLRSTDLSVQEIAYRLKFPDQSYLGRFFKKHAGESPTEYRNARRG; translated from the coding sequence ATGACCTCAATCAACCCGTTAATCACCTCTGCGGAGGAGCAGTTCATTGTCGGCGAGTCCGATTTTTCCTACTTCGAGCAGAATGCCCACCGCCTCGAGGGGTGTGCCATTCTCTTCTGTCGGGAGGGACATGCGGAGGTGATGGTCGATCAGTGTCAGGGGCGGCTGCAATGCAATTCGACGGTGTTGCTGCTGCCGGGGAGCTATCTGCTTTTTCTGGATCGGACGGAGAATTTTCGTGCCTCGTACTGCACATTTTCGCGGGATCTTTTTCTGGAGGCGGCCTTCCGCCTGGATCCGGGATTTTTCGAGATCGTGCATCGCAATCCCTTCTCGTCGACTCCCCCGCAACGGATTGTCGACGGAACCAATATCTGGTTTCAGATGATGGCCTTCAACTACCGCGACCGGCAGAACATCTACCGCAATACGATTGTCAAGAACCGGCTGCAGAACGTCCTGCTGGAGATCTACGACAAGATGCAGCGTTTTGCTTCGAAGCAGATGCCGGCCGGAGAGTCGACGACACGTCAGACAGAGCTGTTTCAGCGCTTTGCAGCCCTTGTTCACGAATATTGCTCGCAGGAGCGCGAGGTGTCCTTTTATGCCGACCGGCTCTGCATCTCGGCGCGTTATCTGTCGACGATCGTGCGCAGCGTGGCCCATACGTCGGCCAAGGAGTTCATCGACCGCTCGGTGATGCTTGAGATCCGGATGATGCTCCGCTCGACGGATCTTTCGGTGCAGGAGATCGCCTACCGGTTGAAATTCCCCGATCAGTCCTATCTGGGCCGCTTCTTCAAGAAGCACGCCGGGGAGTCCCCCACCGAATACCGCAACGCACGACGGGGATAA
- a CDS encoding aldo/keto reductase has translation MEKNKIDRREFLKTLGLGAAATTAALYGCAPKSGSGTSAPQGEVPTDRMTYRTSSSTGDRVSLLGYGCMRWPLLETPAADGNPIDQETVNTLVDYALAHGVNYFDTAPVYLQGFSERSTGVALKRHPRESYFVATKMSNFSNPTRENSLAMYRQSFRELQVDYLDYYLLHSLGGKGIETFRQRFIDNGVLKFLQGERAAGRIRNLGWSFHGSKELFEHMMAMHDIGEAHWDFVQIQMNYVDWRHASGRNLNADYLYGELEKRNIPVVIMEPLLGGRLSRLTDHLVARLKEQRPTQSAASWAFRFAGSYPKVLTVLSGMTYMEHLQDNIRTYSPLEELTEAEYALLEETARDLLRYPMVPCTDCQYCMPCPYGLNIPAIFVHYNKCINEGNVPKSAQDPDYQRARRAFLIGYDRSVPRLRQASHCIGCRQCVSHCPQTIDIPQQLHRIDHFVEQLRRNKL, from the coding sequence ATGGAGAAGAACAAGATAGACCGCCGCGAATTTCTGAAGACGCTGGGACTCGGTGCGGCTGCCACGACAGCTGCCCTTTACGGATGTGCGCCGAAGAGCGGCAGCGGCACCTCCGCCCCGCAGGGCGAGGTCCCGACCGACCGGATGACCTATCGCACCAGCTCGTCGACGGGCGACCGGGTCTCGCTACTGGGTTACGGATGCATGCGCTGGCCGCTGCTCGAGACTCCGGCCGCCGACGGCAACCCGATCGATCAGGAGACGGTCAACACGCTGGTCGACTACGCGCTGGCCCACGGGGTCAACTATTTCGATACGGCGCCCGTCTACCTGCAGGGATTTTCCGAACGTTCGACGGGCGTTGCTCTCAAGCGTCATCCGCGCGAGAGTTATTTCGTGGCTACGAAGATGTCGAATTTTTCGAATCCCACGCGCGAAAACTCGCTGGCCATGTACCGGCAGTCGTTCCGCGAGCTGCAGGTCGACTATCTGGACTACTACCTGCTGCACTCGCTGGGCGGCAAGGGAATCGAGACCTTCCGGCAGCGCTTCATCGACAACGGCGTGCTGAAGTTCCTGCAGGGCGAGCGTGCCGCGGGACGCATCCGCAATCTGGGTTGGTCGTTCCACGGTTCGAAGGAGCTTTTCGAACACATGATGGCGATGCACGACATCGGCGAAGCCCATTGGGACTTTGTCCAGATCCAGATGAACTACGTCGACTGGCGCCACGCCTCGGGCCGCAACCTCAATGCCGACTACCTCTACGGCGAACTGGAGAAGCGCAACATTCCGGTCGTCATCATGGAGCCGCTGCTCGGCGGGCGTCTTTCGCGGTTGACCGACCATCTGGTCGCCCGTCTCAAGGAGCAGCGTCCGACGCAGAGTGCCGCATCGTGGGCCTTCCGCTTTGCGGGCTCCTATCCGAAGGTGCTTACGGTGCTGAGCGGCATGACCTACATGGAGCATCTGCAGGACAATATCCGCACCTATTCGCCGCTCGAGGAGCTGACCGAGGCCGAATATGCGCTGCTCGAGGAGACGGCCCGCGATCTGCTCCGGTATCCGATGGTTCCCTGCACCGACTGCCAGTACTGCATGCCCTGCCCCTACGGGCTGAATATCCCGGCAATCTTCGTCCATTATAACAAGTGTATCAACGAGGGCAACGTGCCCAAGAGCGCGCAGGATCCCGATTACCAACGGGCCCGGCGGGCCTTTCTGATCGGTTACGACCGTTCGGTGCCGCGGCTGCGTCAGGCCAGCCACTGCATCGGCTGCCGGCAGTGCGTGTCACACTGTCCGCAGACGATCGACATCCCGCAGCAGCTGCACCGCATTGACCATTTTGTCGAGCAGCTCCGGCGGAACAAGCTCTGA